One Trichoderma asperellum chromosome 5, complete sequence genomic region harbors:
- a CDS encoding uncharacterized protein (EggNog:ENOG41~TransMembrane:14 (i100-125o137-156i168-187o193-213i225-248o254-278i290-312o324-343i363-385o397-418i425-444o456-482i494-515o565-584i)), translated as MTAKQTESRKGRPAVAASERTPLLRSSGSEYDAVSPGSGNGAVAAAAHAKRHPRNDGDAEQLLAGDDSGYGGESDYSYSDDSDDQGETTVIAEKVSFSKLCLIMGTAYLGVFLGAIDSTIIATLSAPISSEFQSLSLLSWLATAYLISNAACQPISGRLTDIFGRGPGLVFSNIFFAAGNLICGLAQSSSAMIFGRVIAGIGGGGLMSISTFLGSDLIPLRNRGIAQGIGNICYGSGAMMGGIFGGLMNDHTKLGWRLAFLVQVPPAILSAVAVAILVRVPPKQSEKSYLARIDFGGVFFTVSFLILLLLGVNAGGNIVPWTHPLPLTTIPLSFAAFAGFLWWESRATQPIIPVKLLLDRTVLSACMCNFLSTMVNMQAIFYIPLYLQVRGDSSTDAGLKMLPSPVGISVGSLVAGYFMKKTGRYVGLGIGSLVMIVSGVGVFTTQGESTPGWVTMVAFFLTGGGYGAMLTTTLLACIAAVEHSQQAVITSATYLARSLGGTIGITVGSAIYQNILSSRLWQRFGDEPHAGEIIQHIRDDLNFLKHLPEGWQDGVINSFMEAFKGVWLTMLCLAIGAFICVSLMRQHVLHETISRR; from the exons ATGACTGCGAAACAAACTGAGTCTCGCAAAGGCCGCCCGGCCGTCGCGGCTTCGGAGCGCACGCCGCTGCTGAGATCCAGCGGATCTGAGTACGACGCTGTATCTCCTGGAAGCGGCAATGGGGCGGTTGCAGCCGCAGCGCATGCGAAGCGCCATCCGCGCAATGATGGCGATGcagagcagctgctggccggcGATGATAGTGGCTATGGTGGCGAGAGCGACTATAGCTACAGTGATGATAGCGACGACCAGGGAGAGACGACTGTGATTGCTGAGAAGGTGTCCTTCTCCAAGCTGTGCCTCATCATGGGCACCGCCTATCTGGGCGTGTTTCTCGGAGCCATCGATTCGACCATCATCGCAACGCTCTCAGCACCCATCTCTAGTGAGTTTCAGTCGCTCAGTCTGCTGTCGTGGCTGGCGACTGCGTACCTCATCTCCAATGCTGCGTGCCAGCCCATCTCTGGCCGCCTGACGGATATCTTTGGTCGTGGCCCCGGCCTTGTTTTCAGCAACATCTTTTTCGCGGCTGGTAATCTCATCTGCGGCCTGGCTCAGAGCTCCAGCGCTATGATTTTTGGCCGTGTTATCGCAggcattggcggcggcgggctgATGAGCATCTCAACTTTCTTGGGATCCGATCTGATTCCTCTGCGCAACCGCGGCATAGCCCAAGGCATTGGTAATATCTGCTATGGATCTGGAGCCATGATGGGAGGCATATTTGGCGGATTGATGAACGACCACACCAAACTAGGCTGGAGACTGGCTTTCCTCGTCCAGGTGCCTCCGGCCATCCTCTCCGCCGTCGCCGTAGCCATCCTCGTTAGAGTGCCACCAAAGCAATCAGAAAAGTCGTATCTTGCACGCATTGACTTTGGTGGCGTCTTCTTCACAGTCTCTTTCCtcattcttctgcttctgggtGTCAACGCAGGTGGAAATATTGTCCCATGGACTCACCCTCTGCCTCTTACGACAATTCCGCTTTCCTTTGCTGCATTTGCTGGTTTCTTATGGTGGGAAAGCAGAGCAACGCAGCCCATCATTCCGGttaagcttcttcttgatcgCACAGTACTTTCTGCCTGCATGTGCAACTTTCTCTCCACCATGGTCAACATGCAGGCTATCTTCTACATCCCACTCTATCTCCAGGTTCGTGGCGATTCTTCAACAGATGCAGGTCTGAAGATGTTGCCTTCGCCTGTCGGTATCTCTGTTGGCTCTTTGGTGGCAGGCTACTTTATGAAGAAGACTGGCAGATACGTCGGACTGGGAATCGGTAGCTTGGTGATGATTGTTTCTGGAGTGGGCGTGTTTACTACTCAGGGCGAATCTACCCCGGGATGGGTGACCATGGTGGCTTTCTTCCTAACTGGTGGAGGCTATGGTGCCATGCTAACGACAACTCTTCTGGCATGTATTGCGGCTGTTGAGCACTCGCAACAGGCCGTCATCACATCAGCAACCT ACCTTGCCCGTAGTTTGGGTGGTACAATCGGCATAACGGTTGGTTCTGCCATCTATCAGAACATCCTCAGCTCTCGCCTATGGCAACGATTTGGTGATGAGCCGCATGCTGGCGAAATTATTCAACACATCCGCGACGATCTTAACTTTTTGAAACATCTCCCCGAGGGATGGCAGGATGGAGTGATAAACTCATTCATGGAGGCATTCAAGGGCGTCTGGTTGACCATGCTCTGCTTGGCTATTGGCGCCTTCATCTGTGTCTCACTCATGAGGCAACATGTGCTCCACGAGACCATTTCCAGGCGATAA
- a CDS encoding uncharacterized protein (EggNog:ENOG41), with translation MVAENDKLKRINRSTIQPRSHYLISPFASPFYPLLNSAQSVEIMAPKQDVFHLHPFGWENDPEQETFALSTLDYLSAMSYNNYALFFRMDDTMKPRAVEIMKEGLARTISQARHLCCTIEKDGTGTGYSFVKKKDSTVRLFVQWLDAPEDADKYPSIDDIEKANFSAVSLGDLKLWSVEPMTYGEKPEAKPSANPIVSAFKMNFVRGGMVFNMHHHHYSNDAMGWVGYTRQLAENCFAAFNNSIFPTWDPKNQDLSLLIKKEPLEDQKVDGPPAPERHPGHVQGVALLFHLPKSKAAELKKLASPTDGTWISTYDAFTAFIWRSITRVRAPVFNPNPASKIFFCEGVDMRRRFHSPAVPPRIRGNVMFAALSITAPVEQPTVAELISEWPLSRVAQYVRQMTESVTQDGVNKTLEMVATIRDKTSLNIRIDSLPPMSVLFTDHRDAYMASTDFGFAKPITHRHLTDRITEGVIIVYPPRSLDPESDEGPEFSFFYEKRLAQTLIEDPEFGKYFEYRGVDAEDASAEASN, from the coding sequence ATGGTAGCAGAAAATGATAAACTGAAACGTATTAATAGATCTACCATCCAACCTCGCTCTCACTATCTGATTTCTCCTTTTGCTTCCCCATTCTACCCACTTCTCAATTCTGCACAGTCAGTCGAAATAATGGCCCCGAAGCAAGATGTGTTCCACCTTCATCCATTCGGATGGGAAAACGATCCCGAACAAGAGACCTTTGCGTTGTCCACTTTGGATTATCTTTCAGCCATGTCTTACAACAACTACGCGCTCTTCTTCAGGATGGACGATACCATGAAGCCTCGGGCGGTAGAGATTATGAAAGAGGGTCTTGCGCGCACCATCAGCCAGGCAAGGCATCTGTGCTGTACGATCGAGAAAGATGGCACTGGAACAGGCTATTCATttgtcaagaagaaggatagCACTGTCCGTCTATTTGTGCAATGGCTAGACGCTCCTGAGGACGCCGACAAGTATCCATCCATTGATGACATCGAAAAGGCAAACTTCAGCGCAGTGTCCCTAGGCGATCTCAAGCTCTGGAGTGTCGAGCCAATGACATACGGCGAGAAGCCGGAAGCCAAGCCCAGTGCTAACCCTATCGTATCTGCTTTCAAGATGAACTTTGTGAGAGGCGGAATGGTCTTCAACATgcatcaccaccactactCTAATGATGCTATGGGCTGGGTTGGCTACACGCGGCAGTTGGCTGAGAACTGCTTCGCCGCATTCAACAATAGCATCTTTCCCACCTGGGATCCCAAGAACCAggatctttctcttctgatAAAGAAAGAGCCTCTCGAGGATCAAAAAGTGGATGGACCCCCAGCACCGGAACGTCATCCGGGCCATGTCCAGGGTGTAGCCTTGCTGTTCCATCTGCCTAAAAGCAAGGCGgctgagctgaagaagctagCGTCTCCCACGGATGGAACATGGATCTCTACTTATGACGCTTTCACAGCCTTTATATGGCGTTCTATTACGCGCGTCCGAGCTCCTGTATTCAACCCTAACCCGGCCTCAAAGATCTTCTTTTGTGAAGGGGTCGATATGCGACGACGTTTCCACAGTCCAGCGGTCCCTCCACGCATTCGTGGCAATGTGATGTTTGCAGCTCTGTCTATTACTGCCCCTGTGGAGCAGCCAACCGTGGCCGAGCTCATTTCAGAGTGGCCCTTGTCTCGAGTGGCTCAGTACGTACGGCAGATGACGGAGAGCGTCACTCAAGATGGCGTGAACAAGACGCTAGAAATGGTAGCAACTATTCGTGACAAGACTTCTCTCAACATCCGAATAGACTCTTTGCCGCCCATGTCAGTGCTCTTCACAGACCACCGTGATGCTTATATGGCATCCACCGACTTTGGCTTCGCTAAGCCTATtactcatcgccatctcacAGATCGCATTACTGAGGGTGTCATTATCGTTTACCCACCTCGTAGCCTCGATCCAGAATCAGACGAGGGCCCAgagttttctttcttttatgaGAAGAGGCTAGCGCAGACTTTGATTGAAGATCCCGAATTTGGCAAGTATTTTGAATATAGGGGTGTTGATGCAGAGGATGCTTCTGCTGAAGCCTCTAATTAG
- a CDS encoding uncharacterized protein (EggNog:ENOG41), translating to MANKTWFLSPDFTFLPEGQIALGRIIPSPRQPTTALTSLADHPTITLPETQSIIQKNCSFSTEKSRSFGFKLFAKFLEIANAKVDVSLYKSQSFSTVDHEVRAYSGTFTTETLKAIVALDSVKKHIDSGRFGKRRVYIISGIRVAQQSFTVTDQKKKQVAASLGISGSMPVAAAPDVVGIKISNDLNHEATNSYETAPGIVFAYQLHVIRSKDIGEEGELFSDRTAFFSGEAEDEIEEIEIAKVDRAVLREDLDEQLDGYSEKWFEGIDDESYIVSKNSS from the coding sequence ATGGCGAATAAGACCTGGTTTCTTTCTCCCGATTTTACCTTCCTTCCCGAAGGGCAAATTGCCCTCGGTAGGATCATCCCCAGTCCTCGACAACCAACTACTGCCCTTACCTCTCTCGCTGACCACCCAACTATCACCCTACCAGAAACACAATCTATCATTCAGAAGAATTGCAGTTTTTCGACCGAGAAAAGTCGATCTTTCGGGTTCAAATTATTTGCCAAATTTCTTGAAATTGCCAATGCCAAAGTAGACGTGTCGCTATATAAAAGCCAGTCTTTCAGCACCGTTGATCATGAGGTTCGCGCTTACAGTGGAACCTTTACCACTGAGACCCTGAAAGCAATCGTGGCCCTCGACAGCGTGAAAAAGCATATTGATAGCGGTCGTTTTGGCAAGCGACGTGTTTACATAATCTCGGGAATACGTGTGGCACAACAAAGCTTCACAGTTACagaccagaagaagaagcaggtaGCAGCTTCTCTTGGAATATCAGGGTCTATGCCTGTCGCAGCTGCACCCGATGTGGTAGGGATCAAGATTTCCAACGACCTAAATCATGAGGCAACGAATAGCTATGAAACAGCACCCGGAATTGTCTTTGCGTATCAGCTGCATGTGATTCGGTCTAAGGATATAGGTGAAGAAGGGGAGCTATTTTCGGATAGAAcagccttcttcagcggcgAAGCTGAGGATGAAATTGAAGAGATTGAAATCGCCAAAGTAGATAGGGCGGTACTTCGAGAGGACTTGGACGAACAGCTAGATGGCTACAGCGAAAAGTGGTTTGAGGGAATCGATGATGAGTCGTATATTGTTTCTAAAAATTCAAGTTGA
- a CDS encoding uncharacterized protein (EggNog:ENOG41~MEROPS:MER0000320) produces MDEHIPTLLSSHAAQLSGDIFTVLTKGRLKPSDLGYKEAHDIAVRLHLINTYLDSLPPYWIELDVEQLCHIVLRDLQAITQPARGSTSSSFHLNLSFFKSSFNQKSHLNPETCLITFFKTRIENARNFKASCDNLLGRLAKEDRDADELPESALQQVDIPSKSDDHNDGVFKALQHITQCEPASHQVNSTTASIEIDPQTIRHPARLCLHELPDSLDSASRCILVLVSAINMTLWQEFCLNIQPEIPADANQKLLSQGGFCRILEREITARLFLSFNFDKSLSLLNKTQVLKQILQAGPGESLKNVLRHYDLTPKDKVMLSYAIARSYWQYYDSELMRTKWTSDTIWFMSERESREHNGQLPLCAYLSFPFGISGDITPDVIYEDLLNHRCPRIFDIGVLLLEIGLAKPFRSGNRRDIVAQANLNHKIATDELVELEKREWDGFTNKKYFDRAVKFCLNSENFTPLSRQLKPIRGFRPSTEPMAPSDSRAGILMRRTIFHKNVVRPLAWLAKRGFKAQAGDIAYVDKKPDLSLQKELSNAQIQQESEVLFHSSIVSKAWLNDLKKISELVERKRRQFAVTNPVRIAILDTGLNKDFLTFKTKSGLLKGIVDEEDFVDPCAQTITDTFGHGTFMARLIMECAPGADILVARVAENTKELENSRENIKKAILWAGRTGKADIISMSFGFPYDDQAIREAIEMVQKERQEEIIFLASAGNSSIDDESFPARHSAVISVYATNCHGAFLQSNSASISNGAAVLGTYGDDLPEFIREEFSTTYPEVCQPGSSVATAIMAGISATMLAYTTVLPSIVPFQGILASTCSNVLQRLRTTKGMEEVLCRLVRQDLDHQRLKAVNPRWFWKSRPTDVDRYIAICDTLRNLDGRFPRGSRAG; encoded by the exons ATGGACGAACACATTCCAACTCTCCTGTCATCACATGCCGCACAACTCTCTGGTGATATATTTACTGTGCTAACGAAGGGACGTCTAAAGCCCTCCGATTTAGGATACAAGGAAGCTCATGATATCGCCGTCAGACTTCATCTGATCAACACCTATCTTGACTCTCTTCCGCCCTACTGGATAGAACTTGATGTTGAACAACTCTGCCATATAGTTCTTCGAGACCTACAAGCTATTACTCAGCCAGCAAGAGGGTCGACAAGCTCATCTTTCCATCTAAACTTATCATTTTTTAAATCTTCATTTAACCAGAAGAGTCATTTAAATCCAGAGACATGTCTTATTACTTTCTTCAAGACACGAATAGAAAATGCCAGAAATTTCAAAGCCTCTTGCGATAATCTCCTTGGTAGGTTGGCCAAGGAAGATCGTGATGCGGACGAATTACCCGAGTCCGCGCTCCAGCAGGTCGACATTCCATCCAAGTCTGATGACCACAATGATGGGGTTTTTAAGGCTCTCCAACACATTACCCAATGCGAACCAGCGTCTCACCAAGTTAATAGTACGACAGCTTCTATCGAAATAGATCCACAAACAATACGGCACCCAGCACGGCTATGTCTACACGAGCTTCCAGACAGCCTAGATTCGGCTTCACGCTGCATTTTGGTCCTCGTTTCGGCCATAAACATGACTCTTTGGCAAGAGTTTTGCTTAAACAT TCAACCAGAGATCCCCGCAGACGCTAATCAGAAGCTTCTCAGTCAAGGAGGCTTCTGCCGCATTCTAGAAAGGGAGATCACTGCCCgcctgtttctctcttttaaCTTTGACAAGAGCCTTTCATTGCTTAATAAAACGCAAGTTTTAAAGCAGATCCTTCAGGCTGGGCCTGGTGAATCCCTTAAAAATGTTCTGCGCCACTACGATCTTACACCGAAAGATAAAGTGATGCTTTCGTATGCCATAGCACGATCATACTGGCAGTACTATGATTCAGAATTGATGCGGACAAAGTGGACGAGCGACACAATCTGGTTCATGTCTGAGAGGGAGAGCAGAGAACACAACGGCCAGCTACCTCTCTGTGCCTATTTGTCGTTCCCTTTTGGTATCTCCGGTGACATTACGCCAGATGTCATATATGAGGACCTACTAAATCATCGATGCCCAAGAATCTTTGATATCGGGGTATTGCTGCTAGAAATCGGTCTAGCTAAGCCTTTCCGGAGTGGCAATCGTCGAGATATAGTCGCACAGGCGAACCTCAACCACAAGATAGCGACTGACGAGCTTGTTGAattagaaaaaagagaatgggATGGCTTCacaaataaaaagtattttgaCCGGGCTGTGAAGTTCTGTCTCAATAGCGAGAACTTTACCCCTCTATCAAGGCAACTGAAACCGATTCGGGGGTTCAGACCATCCACTGAGCCGATGGCGCCTTCAGACTCACGTGCAGGCATCCTTATGCGAAGGACGATCTTTCATAAGAATGTTGTTCGCCCACTTGCATGGCTAGCAAAAAGGGGCTTCAAAGCACAAGCCGGGGACATTGCATACGTCGACAAAAAACCAGACCTCTCGCTACAAAAAGAGTTATCTAACGCACAAATACAACAGGAGTCAGAAGTATTATTCCACAGCTCCATTGTTTCCAAGGCGTGGCTAAATGacctaaagaaaataagtGAGCTGGTTGAACGCAAACGACGTCAGTTTGCGGTCACCAATCCGGTTCGAATTGCCATCCTAGACACTGGCCTTAATAAAGACTTCCTCACCTTTAAGACGAAGAGTGGACTGCTTAAAGGTATtgtagatgaagaagacttcGTTGATCCCTGCGCACAAACAATAACGGATACTTTTGGCCATGGAACTTTCATGGCAAGGCTTATCATGGAGTGTGCTCCTGGCGCAGATATTCTAGTGGCACGAGTGGCCGAAAATACAAAAGAGCTAGAAAACAGTAGGGAGAATATCAAGAAG GCCATTCTTTGGGCCGGTCGGACTGGCAAAGCTGATATTATCTCCATGTCCTTTGGTTTCCCGTATGATGATCAAGCCATAAGAGAGGCCATCGAAATGGTGCAGAAGGAGCGCCAGGAAGAAATCATCTTCCTGGCTAGCGCTGGGAACTCGTCCATAGATGACGAGAGCTTCCCAGCTCGCCATTCTGCAGTTATATCAGTCTACGCAACAAACTGCCACGGGGCTTTCCTGCAATCAAACTCAGCAAGCATTAGTAACGGCGCCGCTGTTCTCGGTACGTATGGCGACGACTTACCGGAATTTATCAGAGAAGAGTTCAGCACTACATACCCAGAGGTGTGCCAACCTGGCTCCTCAGTCGCCACGGCGATAATGGCGGGCATCAGCGCCACTATGCTTGCTTATACCACTGTCCTGCCTTCGATAGTACCTTTTCAAGGAATACTGGCAAGCACATGCAGCAATGTCCTTCAGCGTCTTAGGACTACTAAAGGTATGGAAGAGGTGCTTTGTCGGCTAGTACGGCAAGATCTGGACCACCAGCGGCTCAAGGCTGTGAATCCGAGGTGGTTCTGGAAAAGCAGGCCAACTGACGTCGACCGATACATAGCCATTTGTGATACTTTGAGGAATCTCGATGGTAGATTTCCGAGGGGTTCAAGGGCAGGCTAG
- the LGA1 gene encoding L-threo-3-deoxy-hexylosonate aldolase, with protein MATPKSLPCGIYAPTMTFFDPNTEDLDIPTIKKHAERLAKAGLAGLVVMGSNGEAVHCTREEKIAVLKATREALDAAGFQSTPVLFGATEGSVRGAIELCKLAAEAGAAAALVLPPSYYRAQTDEESIYNYFIALADASPIPIILYNYPGAVSGIDMDSDLLIKLAEHKNITGTKFTCGNTGKLTRVALGTNAKTPFQEGSGYMAFGGMCDFTLQTLVSGGSGIIAGGANVMPKLCVKVWNLYSEGKKEEAEKLQKVLSRGDWPLTKAAIAGTKQAIQSYYGYGGYPRRPLKRLEQARVLAIEEGIREAMDVEKTL; from the coding sequence ATGGCAACTCCCAAGTCGCTGCCATGCGGCATCTACGCCCCAACCATGACCTTCTTCGACCCCAACACCGAAGATCTCGACATTCCCACCATCAAGAAGCACGCTGAGCGACTCGCCAAGGCTGGCCTCGCTGGTCTCGTCGTCATGGGATCCAACGGCGAAGCCGTCCACTGcacaagagaggagaagattgcCGTCCTCAAGGCCACAAGAGAAGCTCTCGACGCCGCCGGCTTCCAGTCAACGCCCGTCCTCTTCGGCGCAACCGAGGGCAGCGTCAGAGGCGCCATTGAGCTGTGCAAGCTGGCGGCTGAAGCCGGTGCCGCAGCTGCTCTGGTTCTGCCCCCTTCATACTACCGAGCTCAGACCGACGAGGAGTCCATCTACAACTACTTCATTGCCTTGGCCGACGCGAGCCCTATCCCGATTATCCTGTACAACTACCCTGGCGCCGTGTCTGGAATCGACATGGACAGCGACCTCCTGATCAAGCTGGCCGAGCACAAGAACATCACCGGCACCAAATTCACCTGTGGAAACACTGGAAAACTCACGCGAGTCGCCCTCGGCACAAACGCAAAGACTCCCTTCCAGGAGGGCTCAGGGTACATGGCCTTTGGCGGCATGTGCGACTTCACTCTCCAGACTCTCGTCAGtggtggcagcggcatcatTGCGGGCGGTGCCAACGTCATGCCCAAGCTGTGCGTCAAGGTCTGGAATCTGTATTCTGagggcaagaaggaggaggctgagaagctgcAAAAGGTTCTAAGCCGTGGCGACTGGCCGTTGACAAAGGCTGCCATTGCAGGCACGAAGCAGGCGATTCAGAGCTACTATGGATATGGAGGATACCCTCGTCGGCCTCTTAAGCGCTTGGAGCAGGCTAGAGTGTTGGCTATTGAGGAGGGTATTCGGGAAGCGATGGACGTTGAGAAGACTTTGTAA
- a CDS encoding uncharacterized protein (EggNog:ENOG41) → MPEIKTILFDCDNTLVLSEELAFEACADLINQICAERNVPVKFTGETLITEFVGQNFRGMLTTLQKTHGIEIAPADLEKYVLMEEDAVIAKLKAALRPCDGVDEQLQALQAKNQYQLAVVSSSALRRVRASIEKVGQDKYFPGDVVFSAATSLEKPTSKPDPAIYLHALEKLGKTAGESVAVEDSKSGTLSATRAGIKTIGYVGPYADEKKEEMEGVLRNAGAVVIMRDWSEFPEALAKIEKGEV, encoded by the exons ATGCCTGAA ATCAAAACCATCCTCTTCGACTGCGACAACACCCTCGTCCTCTCCGAGGAGCTCGCCTTCGAGGCCTGCGCAGACCTCATCAACCAGATCTGCGCCGAGCGCAACGTCCCCGTCAAATTCACCGGCGAGACGCTCATCACCGAGTTTGTCGGCCAAAACTTCCGCGGCATGCTCACCACGCTGCAGAAGACGCACGGCATCGAGATTGCGCCCGCCGACCTGGAAAAGTACGTGctgatggaggaggacgCCGTGAttgccaagctcaaggccgCGCTGAGGCCGTGCGACGGCGTCGACGAGCAGCTGCAGGCGCTGCAGGCCAAGAACCAGTACCAGCTCGCCGTGGTGTCGTCGTCGGCGCTGCGGCGGGTGCGCGCGTCGATTGAAAAGGTCGGCCAGGACAAGTATTTCCCGGGGGACGTGGTCTTCTCGGCGGCGACGTCGCTGGAGAAGCCGACGAGCAAGCCGGACCCGGCTATTTACCTGCATGCGCTGGAGAAGTTGGGCAAGACGGCGGGGGAGAGCGTCGCGGTGGAGGATAGCAAGAGCGGCACGCTGAGCGCGACGAGGGCGGGCATCAAGACGATTGGGTATGTTGGGCCGTATgcggatgagaagaaggaggagatggagggtgTGTTGAGGAATGCGGGCGCGGTGGTGATTATGCGGGACTGGAGCGAGTTTCCGGAGGCGTTGGCGAAGATTGAGAAGGGTGAGGTTTAG